A window of Plantibacter sp. PA-3-X8 genomic DNA:
CCTCCCTTCCCGGCGTCTGGGTGATGCGGGCACCGGGCAGCGCCGGGTGGGCGCAGGTGCGACCGCACCGCGGCGGTACCTACGTCGGCCTGCGATTCCTGCCGCGTGAGGTCCGTGACGAGGTCGAGGTATGAGCAGCCGGACGACCGCGGAGGTACCGCGGTCGTCACCATCACCCGCGTCCGTCCTCGACGAGGCGCAGACGACGGCGGGTCGATACGCCGAGCAGAGCGGGGTCGTCGTCCGCCTGCTCGCGTCGCCCGCCGAGATGGCGGCGGCTGCCGCCCTCTTGGCCGACGTCTGGGGCATGGAGGCGAAGCACTCGAGGCTCGATCCCAGCATGCTCGTCGCCATGGTGCACTCCGGCAACTACGTCGCAGGAGCGTTCGTCGACGACGCGCTCGTCGCCGCGTCGGTCGGGTTCTTCCACCCGCCGCTCGCCCACGCGATGCACTCCCACATCACGGGTGTGCTGCGTGCGTACTCGGGACACGGGATCGGCGCGGCGCTGAAGTTCCACCAGCGCGCCTGGTGCCTTCAGCGATCGGTCACCACCATGACGTGGACGTTCGACCCGCTCGTCGCCCGCAACGCGTATTTCAACCTCCGCAAACTCGGCGGGCGGGCGGTGGCATACCTGCCCGACTTCTACGGGCCGATGCTCGACGAGCTGAACCTGGGCCAACCGAGCGACCGCATGCTGCTCGAATGGGACCTGGCGTCGCCGGTCGTGCGAGCCGCTCCGCTCGAGCAACCGGCGGTCGCGTTGCTGCTCCGCGGTCCCGAGGGGCCGATCATCGGCTCAGCACCCGCAGACGGCGTCGACGCCATCCGCATCGACCTCCCGGAGGACGTCGAAGCCCTCCGGGCGCGGGACGCGACGACCGCTCGTGCCTGGCGCGACGCGTTGCGCTCGGTCACGACAGGACTGCTCGCCGACGGCTGGCAGCTCACCGATTTCGACCGCCGCGGGTTTTACCGCGCGGAGAGGACCACCCATGCACATCCTTGACGTCGAGCTCATCACCGTCCGGCTCCCCCTGGTCAGCCCGTTCACCACCTCCTTCAGCACCCAGACCGAGCGGACCCCGCTCCTCGTCAAGGTCACGGCGCTCGAGGACGGCGTCCGCACCGTCGGGTGGGGCGAGTGCGTCGCCCTGAACGACCCGGTGTACTCCGAGGAGTACCTCGACGGCGCGCGGTCGATGCTCGAGGGCTATCTGATCCCGATCCTGTTCGCGGCGCAGGCGGCCGGGACGGACATCACCGCGGAGCGGGTCGGCCACGTCCTCCGGCACATCGTCGGACACCGCATGGCGAAATCCGCCCTCGAGATGGCCGTGCTGGACGCACAGCTGCGCGCAGCGGGCCGCTCCTTCGCGGACTTCTTCGGCGCAACAGTCGACCGGGTGCCCTCCGGGGTGTCCGTCGGTATCCACGAGTCCACCGCGCAACTGCTCGACGCGGTCGGAGGCTACCTCGACGAGGGCTACGTGCGCATCAAGCTGAAGATCAAGCCCGGCTGGGACATCGAACCCGTGCGCGCCGTGCGCGAGCGGTTCGGCGACATCCCCCTGCAGGTCGACGCGAACGCCGCCTACACGCTGCTCGACGCGCCGCTGCTCCGGCGCCTCGACGCCTTCGACCTCCTCCTGATCGAGCAGCCGCTCGCCGAGGACGACCTCCGGCAGCACGCGCAGTTGGCGACGCTGATGACCACCCCCATGTGCCTCGACGAGTCAATCGTCTCCGCGGCACGCGCCGCCGACGCCATCGCGTGGGGCGCGGCCGCCATTATCAACATCAAACCCGGCCGGGTGGGCGGGTACCTGGAGGCGAAACGCATCCACGACATCGCGAGCGCGAACGGGGTCGCGGTCTGGTGCGGCGGCATGCTCGAGACCGGCATCGGGAGAGCGGCCAATGCGGCGCTGGCCGGCATGCCGGGCTTCACGCTACCCGGCGACATCTCCGCGTCCGACCGCTTCTACCGCGAGGACATCACGGCGCCGTTCGTCCTCGACGGCGGCGACATCGCGATCCCGACCGGTCCAGGTCTCGGGGTCGAGCCGATCCCCGAGGTCCTCGCCGACGTGACGGTGCACACGGTCACCCTGCGCGCCTCGTGACGAACGCGTCGAAGGTCTCCCCGGGGCGGCCGACGGGCGTCGCCCCCGGGAGCTTCCCCGTGATCGACGGACACAACGACCTGCCCTGGGCGGCCAGGGAGGGTTCCGGGTACGCCGTCGCCGGCTTGGACGGCGACGGCGGCGCATCCGCTTTCCAGACCGACCTCGCGCGGCTCGAACGCGGCGGCGTCCGAGGGCAGTTCTGGTCCGTCTACGTCCCGGTCGAACTCGCTCCCGGCGATGCGGTCCAGGCCACCCTCGAGCAGATCGACTTCGTACACCGGCTGATCGCCCAGTACCCCGAGCGCCTGTCCCTCGCCCGCACCGCCGATGACGTCAGGCACGCCTGGGCGACCGGACGCATCGCCTCACTCCTCGGCGCGGAGGGTGGACACAGCATCGGCGACTCGCTCCCGACCCTGCGTATGCTCGCACGGCTCGGTGTCCGGTACCTCACGCTGACCCACAACGACAACACCCCCTGGGCGGACTCGGCGACGGATGAGCCGGTGCACGGTGGACTCACCGAACGCGGGAGGGAGATCGTCGCCGAGATGAACCGCATCGGGATGATCGTCGACCTCTCGCATGTCGCCACGAGCACGATGGAGGATGCGCTCGACGCGACGACCGCCCCCGTGATCTTCAGCCACTCGTCCTGCCGAGCGCTCTGCTCGCACGAGCGCAACGTCCCCGACGCGGTCCTCGAACGGCTCCCCGGCAACGGCGGCGTCGTCATGGTGGCGTTCGTCCCGCCCTTCCTGAGCGACGAGTACGCCGACTGGTGGCGCGGCGGTCGGCACGGGCCGAAGCCGACGGTGATCATCGACGACGTCGTCCGCCACATCGAGCATGCTCGTGATGTCGCCGGCATCGAGCACATCGGACTCGGCGGCGACTACGACGGCTTCGACGACTTCCCGGTCGGTATGGACGACG
This region includes:
- the menC gene encoding o-succinylbenzoate synthase, which encodes MHILDVELITVRLPLVSPFTTSFSTQTERTPLLVKVTALEDGVRTVGWGECVALNDPVYSEEYLDGARSMLEGYLIPILFAAQAAGTDITAERVGHVLRHIVGHRMAKSALEMAVLDAQLRAAGRSFADFFGATVDRVPSGVSVGIHESTAQLLDAVGGYLDEGYVRIKLKIKPGWDIEPVRAVRERFGDIPLQVDANAAYTLLDAPLLRRLDAFDLLLIEQPLAEDDLRQHAQLATLMTTPMCLDESIVSAARAADAIAWGAAAIINIKPGRVGGYLEAKRIHDIASANGVAVWCGGMLETGIGRAANAALAGMPGFTLPGDISASDRFYREDITAPFVLDGGDIAIPTGPGLGVEPIPEVLADVTVHTVTLRAS
- a CDS encoding GNAT family N-acetyltransferase; this translates as MSSRTTAEVPRSSPSPASVLDEAQTTAGRYAEQSGVVVRLLASPAEMAAAAALLADVWGMEAKHSRLDPSMLVAMVHSGNYVAGAFVDDALVAASVGFFHPPLAHAMHSHITGVLRAYSGHGIGAALKFHQRAWCLQRSVTTMTWTFDPLVARNAYFNLRKLGGRAVAYLPDFYGPMLDELNLGQPSDRMLLEWDLASPVVRAAPLEQPAVALLLRGPEGPIIGSAPADGVDAIRIDLPEDVEALRARDATTARAWRDALRSVTTGLLADGWQLTDFDRRGFYRAERTTHAHP
- a CDS encoding dipeptidase gives rise to the protein MTNASKVSPGRPTGVAPGSFPVIDGHNDLPWAAREGSGYAVAGLDGDGGASAFQTDLARLERGGVRGQFWSVYVPVELAPGDAVQATLEQIDFVHRLIAQYPERLSLARTADDVRHAWATGRIASLLGAEGGHSIGDSLPTLRMLARLGVRYLTLTHNDNTPWADSATDEPVHGGLTERGREIVAEMNRIGMIVDLSHVATSTMEDALDATTAPVIFSHSSCRALCSHERNVPDAVLERLPGNGGVVMVAFVPPFLSDEYADWWRGGRHGPKPTVIIDDVVRHIEHARDVAGIEHIGLGGDYDGFDDFPVGMDDVTSYARVRDALRERRWSDDDLDRLAGLNALRVIGDTERSVPGVTDDLDRPAPGSGRTPSPEGP